A section of the Pedobacter sp. HDW13 genome encodes:
- a CDS encoding TonB-dependent receptor translates to MKKLLQSLFVLMLVAFSAMAQERTINGTVTSTEDNIPLPGVSVKALGSQAVAVTGGDGRFTIKVTTAVTSIQFSYIGFTTKTINLTSSNTLNVGLAPDAKTLTDVVVVAYGTQKKESITGSVSSISSKDLEKRTVTNITASLQGSAPGISVLASNGQPGNSSAIRIRGFGSYSSSNSPLIVLDGAVYDGSIGDINQNDVESISVLKDASSSALYGSRGANGVIIVTTKRGKSAEPAINVNFSQGWSTRGIPEYDRLDAFQYYPAVWQAIKNNLMFSASPVLTDAAASTKASADVYTNLIYNPFNVPGGQIVGTDGMLNPNASLLYNDFDWYKPLERTGKRTDANISTSGRSEKTDYFVSLGYLKDSGFILKSDFERFNARVNVNTKLRSWLKTGLNLSGAMSDANTASDASTGNGASFVNPFSFARGIGPIYPIHAFNAAGDPIQNSLTGEQWYDYGTFPGAINRPSGASPGRNVVYETMLNDNSYKRSQLSARSYVEVKFLKDFTFTPTISMDLRNNNIDQFQNPIVGDGAGANGTKSQSNAVTKSYTFNQILSYNKTIDKHTISVLAGHENYYFKYRIFQADRSNMVARGNTEFANFVTATSSSGREDNDRIESYLSKVSYNYDDKYFIDGSLRRDGSSRFSAEQRWGTFFSAGATWAIKKENFLKDVSWLDDLRLKVSYGQVGNNALLDGSGNNRYYGDRAFFDLGSNSNTEGGVLLASIATPNLTWEKQNTLNTGISFSFFGRRLYGELEYYNKQVDDLIFSVPQPLSAAVTSVYRNIGAMYNRGVELQLGSDIIREQDFTWGLITNWSILKNKITKLPDETPFIISGTKRREVGHGIYDYWLRQYAGVDPSDGSALYLPADGTLAANMRTVNGVQYVTNQSFAKFDYSGTAIPDLMGSFVNTFTYKDLSFSFMINYQIGGKAYDSIYQGLMSTGSYGGALHQDILNSWTPANNTSNTPRADFGATANTNATSNRWLIDASYWSLRNVNLSYSLPKAWLNKIKVPSARIFATGENLYLHSKRKGLNPSESFDGTNANTYPQSRNFSVGINLTL, encoded by the coding sequence ATGAAAAAACTTTTACAAAGTTTGTTCGTATTGATGCTTGTTGCATTTAGTGCAATGGCACAAGAGCGAACAATTAATGGAACAGTAACATCAACGGAAGATAATATTCCACTTCCTGGTGTAAGTGTTAAAGCCCTGGGATCACAGGCCGTTGCCGTAACAGGCGGAGATGGTAGGTTTACCATTAAGGTAACTACTGCTGTTACATCCATCCAATTTTCATATATTGGATTCACAACTAAAACAATTAATCTTACTTCTTCTAACACGTTAAATGTTGGATTAGCTCCTGACGCTAAGACCCTAACTGATGTTGTTGTGGTTGCGTATGGTACTCAGAAAAAAGAATCGATTACGGGTTCCGTTTCAAGTATTAGTTCAAAAGACCTTGAAAAGAGAACCGTAACCAATATTACAGCATCCTTACAAGGATCGGCTCCGGGTATATCTGTTTTGGCTTCTAATGGCCAGCCAGGTAATAGTTCTGCTATTCGTATTCGGGGTTTTGGTTCTTATTCATCTTCAAACAGTCCGCTTATTGTTTTAGATGGTGCAGTATATGATGGTAGTATTGGAGATATCAATCAGAATGATGTTGAGAGTATTTCGGTATTAAAGGATGCGTCTTCTTCAGCGCTTTATGGTTCAAGAGGAGCTAATGGAGTAATTATCGTTACCACTAAAAGAGGTAAATCGGCAGAACCAGCAATCAACGTTAATTTCAGTCAAGGATGGTCTACCCGTGGAATTCCTGAATATGACCGCTTAGATGCTTTTCAGTATTATCCAGCAGTTTGGCAAGCGATTAAAAATAACCTGATGTTTTCTGCTTCCCCAGTGTTAACTGACGCAGCAGCTTCAACAAAAGCTTCTGCGGATGTTTATACGAACTTGATTTATAATCCGTTCAATGTTCCAGGGGGTCAGATTGTAGGCACTGATGGTATGCTTAATCCTAATGCGTCTTTGTTGTATAATGATTTTGATTGGTATAAACCGTTAGAGCGTACTGGAAAAAGAACCGATGCGAATATTAGCACATCTGGTAGAAGTGAAAAAACAGATTACTTCGTATCTTTAGGCTATTTAAAAGATAGTGGTTTTATTTTAAAGTCTGATTTTGAGCGTTTTAATGCACGTGTAAATGTAAATACCAAGCTTAGATCATGGTTAAAAACAGGCTTGAATTTGTCAGGCGCAATGTCTGATGCCAATACAGCGAGTGATGCTTCTACAGGTAACGGCGCAAGTTTCGTCAATCCATTTTCATTTGCAAGAGGAATTGGCCCAATCTACCCTATACATGCTTTCAATGCAGCTGGGGATCCAATACAGAACTCACTTACAGGCGAACAATGGTATGATTATGGTACCTTCCCTGGTGCTATAAACCGCCCTTCTGGAGCTTCTCCCGGCCGCAACGTTGTGTACGAAACGATGCTTAATGATAATTCTTACAAAAGAAGTCAATTAAGTGCGAGAAGTTATGTTGAGGTGAAATTCTTAAAAGATTTTACTTTCACTCCAACAATTAGCATGGATTTGAGAAACAACAATATTGATCAATTTCAAAATCCAATTGTTGGTGATGGTGCAGGTGCAAACGGAACAAAATCCCAAAGTAATGCTGTAACCAAGTCATACACTTTCAATCAAATCTTAAGTTATAATAAAACAATTGATAAACATACGATCTCAGTATTAGCAGGTCACGAAAATTACTATTTTAAATATAGAATATTTCAGGCTGACAGGTCAAATATGGTTGCTCGTGGTAACACTGAGTTTGCAAACTTTGTTACGGCGACTAGTTCTTCTGGTAGAGAAGATAACGACCGTATTGAGTCATATCTATCTAAAGTTAGTTACAATTACGACGATAAATACTTTATTGACGGGTCGTTAAGACGTGATGGTTCCTCAAGATTTTCTGCTGAACAAAGGTGGGGAACATTTTTCTCAGCTGGTGCTACCTGGGCGATTAAGAAAGAAAACTTCCTAAAGGATGTAAGCTGGTTAGACGATTTAAGGTTAAAAGTGTCTTACGGTCAGGTGGGTAATAATGCTTTACTTGACGGTAGTGGAAATAACAGGTATTATGGTGATAGAGCCTTTTTTGACTTAGGTTCGAACAGTAATACTGAAGGTGGTGTTTTATTGGCTTCTATTGCTACACCTAATCTAACCTGGGAAAAACAAAACACGCTAAATACAGGAATTTCATTCTCATTCTTTGGCAGAAGATTATATGGTGAATTAGAGTACTACAACAAACAGGTAGATGATTTAATTTTCAGTGTTCCTCAGCCTTTATCGGCAGCTGTTACCAGTGTTTACCGTAATATAGGTGCAATGTATAACAGAGGTGTTGAGCTTCAATTAGGTAGCGACATTATTCGTGAACAGGATTTTACCTGGGGTTTAATTACCAACTGGAGTATTTTGAAAAATAAAATCACAAAACTTCCGGATGAGACGCCATTCATTATTAGTGGAACCAAAAGAAGAGAAGTAGGCCATGGTATTTACGATTACTGGTTAAGACAATACGCTGGAGTAGATCCTTCAGATGGTTCAGCGCTATATCTCCCTGCTGATGGTACACTTGCTGCAAACATGCGTACGGTAAACGGTGTTCAATATGTAACCAATCAGTCGTTTGCGAAATTTGATTATTCAGGTACAGCAATTCCAGACTTGATGGGCTCTTTTGTAAATACATTCACTTATAAAGACTTGTCATTCTCGTTCATGATAAATTACCAAATTGGCGGCAAGGCTTATGATTCAATTTATCAGGGCTTAATGAGTACTGGCTCTTATGGTGGTGCATTACATCAGGATATATTAAATTCCTGGACTCCAGCAAACAATACCTCAAATACACCAAGAGCTGATTTTGGCGCTACAGCAAATACTAATGCTACATCTAACAGATGGTTAATTGATGCTTCTTACTGGAGTTTACGTAACGTTAATCTATCTTACAGTCTGCCTAAAGCCTGGTTAAACAAAATTAAAGTGCCAAGTGCGCGTATTTTTGCAACTGGCGAAAATTTATACCTGCATTCAAAAAGAAAAGGACTAAATCCTTCTGAATCTTTTGACGGTACAAATGCTAATACTTATCCACAAAGTAGAAACTTTAGTGTGGGTATTAACTTAACGTTATAA
- a CDS encoding immunoglobulin-like domain-containing protein, which yields MKRYLTIIILGVIGMTYSSCKKESFDYPEGYVGISKVTVYPIITMKGDKYVAVAKGAAYTDAGATAAAGTSTIEVKVTGLPNTATAGVYLITYSATNTDGFAATTTRSVVVYDTKADALANDFSGNYLRAATGAISKWTKLAPGAYLVNNPGGLQQVQQLM from the coding sequence ATGAAAAGATATTTAACAATAATCATATTGGGGGTTATAGGCATGACTTATAGCTCTTGCAAAAAAGAGTCGTTTGATTATCCGGAAGGTTATGTCGGTATTTCCAAAGTAACGGTGTATCCAATAATCACGATGAAAGGGGATAAATATGTAGCGGTAGCAAAAGGGGCAGCATATACTGATGCTGGTGCTACAGCGGCTGCAGGTACAAGCACCATAGAGGTCAAGGTAACAGGGCTACCAAATACAGCTACCGCAGGTGTTTATTTGATCACCTATTCAGCCACAAATACAGATGGTTTTGCCGCAACAACAACAAGATCAGTTGTTGTGTACGATACCAAGGCTGATGCCTTAGCCAACGATTTTTCCGGTAACTACTTAAGGGCAGCTACCGGAGCAATTTCAAAATGGACAAAGCTGGCTCCAGGCGCTTATTTGGTTAATAATCCGGGGGGGCTGCAACAGGTACAACAGTTAATGTAA
- a CDS encoding lipid-binding protein, protein MKKYFYILILFVLSISACKKEEPVGGTAVQDLSGEWWVQIDGAGDYYGISTYNTADNSSSQMWLNLTNFWGNANNTVFGKVNVNVDNKTLSGAKIANAGNYPGGITFTVTNGKITPGGAVGPSSKAPTDAITLDVEFSDDAGTVYHLKGYHRTKFVGDDH, encoded by the coding sequence ATGAAAAAATATTTTTATATACTAATACTTTTTGTACTAAGCATTTCTGCTTGTAAAAAAGAGGAGCCGGTAGGTGGTACAGCTGTACAGGACCTGTCTGGCGAGTGGTGGGTGCAGATTGACGGCGCCGGAGATTATTATGGTATTTCTACCTATAATACAGCCGATAATTCATCGAGCCAGATGTGGTTAAACCTAACGAATTTCTGGGGAAATGCAAATAATACCGTTTTTGGAAAAGTAAATGTAAATGTGGATAACAAAACCCTTAGCGGTGCAAAAATTGCTAACGCAGGCAACTATCCAGGAGGGATAACCTTTACTGTAACAAACGGTAAAATAACACCAGGTGGTGCTGTAGGCCCATCATCAAAAGCGCCAACCGATGCCATTACATTGGATGTTGAATTTTCTGACGATGCCGGAACGGTTTATCACCTTAAAGGATACCACAGAACCAAATTTGTAGGCGACGATCACTAA
- a CDS encoding SusC/RagA family TonB-linked outer membrane protein, which produces MKKLLQSLFILVLCAFSAFAQERTVTGTVTSADDKLPIPGVSVKVQGTQSGAVTDASGKYAVRVPSGSTVLTFSFIGYAPQNRTIGGSSTVNVVLEADSKSLSEVVVTGAGLTARKKELGAAQTTLSNASITQAKPTNLVSGLVGKVAGLNIQGVGSGVNPNYRVVLRGMRSLTGNNQALIVVDNVIVPNTILSNINPDDVENLTVLNGSSAAALYGSAASNGALIITTKKGKKDGSFDIKIGNTTTLEQVAFFPKLQKEFGSGSDNDLQIYLPYENQQYGPRFDGVVRPIGRPLADGSIQMVPYSYTNSKDDFWDNGVTNFTDFSVSSGNDKGSLYASAQYMRASGTTPGDKYNRATVKIGGTRVVSDKITFNYSANYIQNRQDLTTQTGSIYNVLLNAPSQALITDYKDWRNNPYANPNGYYNAYYNNPYFLADNYRQQVRNDYFLGNAELKYKPLEWLDFTGRVGLTTQNQSSKNYSDIFKYSDYTKSISGSSEYKQQDILGGVSDNLNYTTNIVTDFIGHAQKKVEDFKFDLTVLGQLIQNQSKSATASVNGLVTAGVFNLGNSTNNPTASEGNSLTRSYGLTGKLDIGFKDYLFLSLTGRNDWVSVLAPENRSFFYPSATLSFVASDAIEAIKDIKEIDFIKLRGGWSKVGQVNIGAYSLVPTFGQGAGYPYNGQGGLSVGNTLISKDLKPEITSGFEYGVEASFFKSRVNLTATYYNTKTKDQTVPTGVSSTTGYTSYLVNAGQTTSKGWETSLNVVPFKTEDWEITLGTNYAYYDNTVDYISADLSQLTLGAYGGTVGSYAIAGQQFPVIQGTTHVRDSQGRIIVDRITGYPSATTGISILGQANAKHILGVNVNVHYKGFNLYGSGEYRGGNVIYNAAGSTFDFSGAGINSAAYNRDRFVIPNSSYLDPTTNTYVANTNITVRDGGPGYWTIAGPRTGINENYVTSGAFWKIRELALSYDVPAAFLAKSKVVKGARISVQGRNLFIFLPKTNVYTDPEYSDGNGSSSGNAIGLTNLNQTPPSRYYGATLTLTL; this is translated from the coding sequence ATGAAAAAACTTCTACAAAGTTTGTTCATTCTTGTGCTGTGCGCATTCTCTGCGTTTGCACAGGAAAGAACCGTAACTGGTACAGTTACTTCTGCGGATGACAAATTGCCAATCCCTGGTGTAAGTGTTAAGGTACAAGGCACCCAAAGTGGCGCCGTTACAGATGCCAGCGGTAAATATGCCGTTCGTGTTCCATCTGGATCTACAGTGTTAACATTCTCTTTTATCGGTTATGCGCCTCAAAACAGAACAATCGGCGGATCATCTACGGTTAATGTGGTTTTGGAAGCAGATTCTAAATCACTAAGTGAGGTTGTGGTAACCGGAGCTGGTTTAACAGCTCGTAAAAAAGAACTTGGTGCTGCACAAACAACATTGAGCAATGCTTCAATCACGCAGGCTAAACCAACTAACCTTGTTTCGGGCCTTGTTGGTAAGGTTGCCGGATTGAATATTCAAGGTGTTGGTAGTGGGGTTAATCCCAATTATCGCGTTGTATTGAGGGGTATGCGTTCATTAACAGGAAACAACCAGGCCTTGATTGTTGTTGATAATGTAATTGTGCCAAACACAATTTTAAGCAACATTAATCCTGACGATGTTGAAAATCTTACAGTTTTAAATGGTAGTAGTGCAGCAGCTCTATACGGTTCTGCCGCATCAAATGGTGCATTAATCATTACTACTAAAAAAGGAAAAAAGGATGGTTCTTTTGATATCAAAATTGGTAACACTACAACATTAGAGCAAGTTGCATTTTTTCCTAAGTTGCAAAAAGAATTTGGATCTGGATCTGATAACGATTTGCAGATTTATCTTCCCTACGAAAATCAACAATATGGTCCGCGTTTTGATGGAGTTGTAAGACCAATTGGCCGTCCATTAGCAGATGGTTCAATTCAAATGGTTCCTTATTCTTACACAAACAGTAAAGATGATTTCTGGGATAATGGTGTAACCAATTTTACTGATTTTTCTGTATCATCTGGTAATGACAAAGGAAGTTTATATGCTTCTGCCCAGTATATGAGAGCTTCAGGAACAACTCCTGGCGATAAGTATAATAGAGCTACGGTGAAAATTGGTGGAACAAGAGTGGTTTCTGACAAAATCACCTTCAACTATTCTGCTAATTATATCCAAAATAGACAGGATTTAACAACACAAACAGGTAGTATTTATAATGTTTTGCTAAATGCGCCTTCTCAGGCATTGATTACTGATTATAAAGATTGGAGAAATAATCCTTATGCTAACCCTAATGGTTACTATAACGCTTATTACAATAACCCTTACTTTCTTGCTGATAACTACAGACAGCAGGTAAGAAATGATTATTTCTTGGGTAATGCCGAATTGAAATATAAACCATTAGAATGGTTAGATTTTACTGGTCGTGTAGGTTTAACTACGCAAAATCAATCATCTAAAAATTATTCAGATATTTTCAAATACAGCGATTATACTAAATCTATCTCGGGTTCTAGCGAATACAAGCAGCAAGATATCTTAGGTGGTGTTTCTGATAATCTAAATTACACTACTAATATTGTAACTGATTTCATTGGGCATGCACAGAAAAAAGTTGAAGACTTCAAGTTCGATTTAACTGTCTTGGGTCAATTAATTCAAAATCAATCTAAATCTGCTACTGCTTCTGTAAACGGTTTAGTAACTGCTGGTGTATTCAATCTTGGTAACAGTACTAATAATCCGACAGCCTCAGAGGGTAATTCGTTAACCCGCTCTTATGGTTTAACCGGAAAATTAGATATTGGTTTTAAAGATTACTTGTTCTTAAGTTTAACTGGTCGTAATGATTGGGTTTCAGTGTTAGCTCCTGAAAACCGTTCGTTCTTCTACCCTAGCGCAACGTTATCTTTCGTCGCTTCTGATGCAATCGAAGCAATTAAAGATATCAAAGAAATTGATTTCATCAAATTAAGAGGTGGTTGGTCAAAAGTTGGTCAAGTGAATATCGGCGCTTACAGCTTAGTTCCAACATTCGGCCAAGGTGCTGGTTATCCATATAATGGCCAGGGTGGTTTGTCTGTTGGAAACACGTTGATTTCTAAGGATCTAAAGCCTGAGATAACATCTGGTTTCGAGTATGGTGTTGAAGCTAGTTTCTTCAAAAGCCGCGTTAACTTAACCGCTACTTATTATAATACCAAAACAAAAGATCAAACAGTTCCAACTGGGGTATCTAGCACAACTGGCTACACAAGTTATTTAGTAAATGCAGGACAAACAACAAGTAAAGGCTGGGAAACAAGCTTAAATGTTGTGCCTTTTAAAACTGAAGACTGGGAAATTACTTTAGGTACAAATTACGCTTACTATGACAACACTGTTGATTATATCAGTGCTGATTTAAGTCAGTTAACTCTTGGGGCTTACGGCGGTACAGTTGGTTCTTATGCAATAGCTGGGCAACAATTTCCAGTTATTCAAGGTACAACCCACGTACGCGATAGTCAGGGAAGAATCATTGTAGATAGAATTACTGGTTACCCTTCTGCAACAACAGGTATTAGTATTCTGGGACAGGCAAATGCTAAACATATTTTAGGCGTTAACGTGAATGTTCACTATAAAGGATTTAACTTATATGGATCTGGTGAATATCGTGGTGGTAACGTTATTTATAACGCTGCTGGTAGTACATTCGATTTCAGTGGTGCTGGTATTAATTCTGCCGCTTACAACCGTGATCGTTTTGTAATACCTAACTCGTCTTATTTAGATCCAACAACCAACACCTATGTTGCCAACACCAATATTACTGTTCGTGATGGTGGACCAGGTTATTGGACTATTGCAGGACCAAGAACAGGTATCAACGAAAACTACGTAACTTCTGGTGCTTTCTGGAAAATTAGAGAGTTAGCTTTATCATATGATGTACCAGCAGCTTTCTTAGCAAAATCTAAAGTAGTTAAAGGCGCTAGGATTAGTGTTCAAGGTAGAAATTTATTTATCTTCCTGCCTAAAACTAACGTGTATACAGATCCAGAATATAGTGATGGTAATGGATCAAGCAGTGGTAATGCGATTGGTTTAACCAATTTAAATCAAACTCCACCATCAAGGTATTATGGAGCTACATTAACATTAACCCTATAA
- a CDS encoding SusD/RagB family nutrient-binding outer membrane lipoprotein yields the protein MKRIFKYIFGFSMLVSIYSCKKDLDINTNPNSVTVASVDLVLPNAIVATANSMSAYNSMGAQQVGYFTNGGGVSGWGGIISYNWNTGDFAGLWATTYDVLTDVQYVISNSEGNATFKEFNAAAKALKAYNYALLVDTYNDIPYTEALQGDTKLQPKYDKATDIYKNLVDLLDQSIATFKATGTGLGSNLFIKADPLFNGNLGRWAAFAQTLKLRLVLRGQGKVTFTNTTFDSSVGFLTEDAIVQPVYAKTDNKQNPMWNAWAYSASGTAVGAASQYAPSAYIMTFYNGIKLQDAARAKAVYISGTATPTNQLGYQNSDAGRGQAPSSWFVSATASPSATSAAKVGILKGPDAGQPIMLAADSYFLQAEANVKGLVAGTAKNNFINGIASSFKYLYKDNTGTVPSTYNLGTDITVPVASQGDPAKYLLNNAGSALANFDLALTDDQKLEAIITQKYVAFNMVFGNEAWNEYRRTGYPKILAGTAKNDTFVSIVSESTAADKLPTRIQYPANEFKYNAANVPAINKYSSKIFWAK from the coding sequence ATGAAAAGAATTTTTAAATATATATTCGGATTTTCAATGTTGGTTTCTATCTATTCTTGTAAAAAAGATTTGGATATCAACACCAATCCCAATTCAGTTACCGTAGCTTCTGTAGATTTGGTTTTGCCAAACGCTATCGTTGCAACAGCTAACAGTATGTCTGCTTATAACAGCATGGGTGCTCAGCAGGTAGGATATTTCACAAATGGAGGCGGAGTAAGTGGCTGGGGAGGTATTATTTCTTACAATTGGAATACAGGCGATTTCGCCGGCCTTTGGGCAACTACTTACGATGTTTTAACTGATGTTCAGTACGTGATTAGCAATTCTGAAGGAAATGCAACCTTCAAAGAATTTAATGCTGCAGCTAAAGCGCTTAAAGCTTATAATTACGCATTACTAGTAGATACGTATAATGATATACCTTATACAGAGGCTTTGCAAGGAGACACGAAGCTCCAGCCTAAGTACGATAAAGCTACAGACATTTATAAAAATTTAGTAGACTTACTGGATCAATCAATTGCTACATTTAAAGCAACAGGAACCGGGCTAGGCTCTAACCTATTTATAAAGGCCGATCCATTGTTTAATGGTAATTTAGGAAGATGGGCCGCTTTTGCTCAGACACTTAAATTAAGATTGGTTCTTAGAGGACAGGGAAAAGTAACCTTCACCAACACTACTTTCGATAGTTCGGTTGGATTCTTAACTGAAGACGCTATTGTTCAGCCGGTTTATGCTAAAACTGATAATAAACAAAACCCTATGTGGAACGCCTGGGCCTATAGTGCTTCAGGAACTGCGGTTGGAGCTGCTAGTCAGTATGCCCCAAGTGCTTATATTATGACATTTTATAATGGTATTAAGCTTCAGGATGCTGCAAGAGCAAAGGCTGTTTACATTTCTGGTACTGCAACCCCAACAAATCAGTTAGGGTATCAGAATTCAGACGCGGGTAGAGGGCAAGCACCAAGTTCTTGGTTTGTTAGCGCAACAGCAAGTCCTTCAGCAACTTCTGCAGCTAAAGTTGGTATTTTAAAAGGACCAGATGCTGGGCAGCCTATTATGTTGGCAGCAGATAGTTATTTTTTACAGGCTGAAGCAAATGTTAAAGGTTTGGTGGCAGGAACGGCTAAAAATAACTTTATTAACGGAATAGCATCTTCATTTAAATATCTATATAAGGATAATACAGGTACTGTTCCTTCAACGTACAATCTTGGAACGGATATTACAGTGCCTGTTGCAAGTCAAGGAGATCCTGCTAAATATCTTCTTAATAATGCAGGCAGCGCTTTAGCTAATTTTGATTTGGCTTTAACTGATGACCAAAAATTAGAAGCAATTATTACGCAAAAATACGTGGCTTTCAATATGGTATTCGGAAATGAAGCATGGAATGAATATAGAAGAACTGGTTATCCGAAAATTTTAGCCGGAACTGCTAAAAACGATACCTTCGTTTCTATCGTTTCCGAATCAACAGCAGCCGATAAATTACCAACAAGAATTCAATATCCTGCGAATGAATTCAAGTATAATGCAGCGAATGTGCCAGCAATAAATAAATATTCAAGTAAGATATTTTGGGCTAAATAA
- a CDS encoding DUF1735 domain-containing protein encodes MKKIINLFVLGLIVAGFSSCLKDDSIIGPDAPGATKNIIEFLNPDHIASGTSSTYPLYIKNFDIKPTGSAVVEVAYSGVDVAPEDIAVKVDLAPDAITKYNSDNTKAYTPLPTTLYSLTSLNLVIPKGQRTASFTINVKPDQFDLNAAYALGFKISSASTGVISGNFGTIVVALGAKNKYDGIYTLDQTSPMVDATSAALVGYYPIEQELRTTGASSVTEYDGRYAANNYAHPIKNGTSTSSYGNFSPIFNMDDAGNVVSVTNYFGQGTNSSGRSARLNPAGVNKFTVNGDTKVLQVSYIMVQNGVDRTFFYEKWTYKAAR; translated from the coding sequence ATGAAAAAAATTATAAATTTATTCGTCTTAGGACTAATAGTAGCTGGATTCAGCTCTTGTTTAAAAGATGATTCTATAATAGGGCCAGATGCTCCTGGAGCAACGAAGAATATTATTGAATTTTTAAACCCAGATCATATTGCTTCGGGTACTTCAAGTACATATCCTTTGTATATTAAGAATTTTGATATTAAACCTACAGGAAGTGCTGTTGTAGAAGTAGCCTATTCAGGTGTTGACGTAGCTCCTGAAGACATAGCTGTTAAGGTTGATTTAGCACCAGATGCAATTACAAAATATAATAGTGATAATACGAAAGCGTATACCCCATTGCCAACCACCCTTTATTCATTAACATCGTTAAATTTGGTTATCCCGAAAGGACAGAGAACAGCAAGCTTCACAATCAATGTTAAGCCAGATCAATTCGATTTGAATGCTGCTTATGCATTGGGCTTTAAAATAAGCTCTGCTTCAACTGGCGTTATTAGCGGTAATTTTGGAACCATAGTGGTGGCATTGGGAGCTAAAAATAAGTATGATGGTATTTATACCCTTGATCAAACTTCTCCGATGGTTGATGCTACATCGGCAGCATTGGTAGGATACTATCCAATCGAACAAGAATTGCGTACTACTGGTGCAAGTTCGGTAACAGAATATGATGGTCGTTATGCAGCTAATAATTATGCCCATCCAATAAAAAATGGAACCTCAACATCTAGTTATGGAAACTTTAGTCCAATTTTTAACATGGATGATGCGGGTAATGTAGTTAGTGTAACCAATTATTTTGGACAGGGAACTAATTCAAGTGGTAGATCGGCAAGATTAAATCCGGCTGGTGTTAATAAGTTTACTGTTAATGGAGATACGAAAGTACTGCAAGTAAGCTATATCATGGTTCAGAATGGAGTAGATAGAACATTCTTCTACGAAAAATGGACTTACAAAGCTGCCAGATAA